One genomic region from Thermoleptolyngbya sichuanensis A183 encodes:
- a CDS encoding OB-fold-containig protein: MPPAAKPARRGDRSRFQPLLQSAVIMPVFAAANLPYWVLLGIGVALFLVVIFSGGGDDADLDADLDLDADLDVDLDAELDVDFEVAAPLDLDTDVDSGSEFSPLDVLRWFGLGRAPLMLLLATDFSLWGLLGWMGNVFLGGTLETLLGSLASGSVLLGSFGLALVLGGQIARPLGRIFASFGEDVSGDRLVGCLGIVSTGHIPSVAEGRIGQVDVLDAARNRVTVNAMLPDWASVLPRRGDAVLVIERSGAGYLVIAKDSPDQDRWLNGSHTLKDSR; the protein is encoded by the coding sequence TTGCCCCCTGCTGCTAAGCCAGCACGACGGGGCGATCGCAGCAGGTTTCAGCCCCTTCTTCAGTCTGCCGTCATCATGCCTGTCTTTGCCGCTGCTAACTTACCTTATTGGGTGCTGCTTGGAATTGGAGTGGCGCTGTTTCTGGTAGTCATTTTTTCTGGCGGCGGCGATGATGCAGATTTAGACGCTGATCTGGACTTGGATGCCGATCTGGATGTGGATCTGGACGCAGAGTTGGACGTAGACTTCGAGGTTGCTGCGCCGCTCGACCTGGATACTGATGTAGATTCTGGCAGCGAATTCAGTCCGCTAGACGTGCTGCGGTGGTTTGGGTTGGGTCGTGCGCCGCTAATGCTGTTGCTGGCGACAGACTTCAGCCTATGGGGGCTGCTGGGCTGGATGGGCAATGTGTTTCTGGGGGGAACCCTGGAAACGCTGCTGGGGAGTTTGGCAAGTGGCTCTGTACTGCTGGGGTCGTTTGGGCTGGCGCTGGTGCTAGGTGGACAGATTGCGCGGCCGCTGGGGCGAATTTTTGCCTCCTTTGGAGAAGATGTCAGTGGCGATCGCCTCGTGGGTTGTTTGGGGATTGTCAGCACGGGACACATTCCCAGCGTGGCAGAAGGGCGCATCGGCCAGGTAGACGTGCTGGATGCGGCCCGCAATCGGGTAACGGTGAACGCTATGCTGCCAGACTGGGCCAGCGTGTTGCCCCGGCGGGGAGACGCAGTGCTGGTGATCGAGCGATCGGGGGCGGGCTATCTGGTCATTGCAAAGGACAGTCCTGACCAGGATCGCTGGCTGAACGGTTCTCATACTCTCAAAGATTCTCGTTGA
- a CDS encoding VOC family protein produces MKLKRIGHVAIRVEDLDRAAQFYQNLGMDLVWKDPDWAYLKAGDDGLALLSAAYEQAEPHFGFVFGDRAEVDAAYEQLKAEGVHVTPVHEHRDGTASFYGRDPDGNWFEYLYEPVAVPA; encoded by the coding sequence ATGAAACTAAAGCGCATTGGGCATGTGGCGATCCGCGTCGAGGATTTGGATCGAGCGGCGCAGTTCTATCAGAACTTGGGCATGGATCTGGTTTGGAAAGACCCAGACTGGGCATATCTGAAAGCGGGGGACGACGGGCTGGCGCTGCTGAGTGCCGCCTACGAGCAGGCGGAGCCCCACTTTGGCTTTGTGTTTGGCGATCGCGCTGAGGTGGATGCTGCCTATGAGCAACTTAAAGCCGAAGGGGTTCACGTCACGCCCGTCCACGAACACCGCGACGGCACGGCTTCGTTCTATGGCCGCGACCCCGACGGCAACTGGTTTGAGTACCTTTACGAGCCAGTCGCTGTGCCTGCCTAG